The Mammaliicoccus sciuri genome window below encodes:
- a CDS encoding UDP-N-acetylmuramoyl-L-alanyl-D-glutamate--L-lysine ligase: MNVKTLLNKIKIKQTYGQIDQEVHDITTDSRNAQEGSIFVASKGYTVDSHKFIPNVIEQGCSVIVSDRYVELNEDVLLIVVKDTLKVASIFSHVLFDFPSQKLTTIGVTGTNGKTTIATMIHHLTRGLGKNSAYLGTNGFQINETVTKGVNTTPETVTLTKHIVEAVDKECESMTFEVSSHGLVIGRLRGLEFDIAIFSNLTQDHLDFHGTMEAYGHAKSLLFSQLGQDYRKDKYVILNADDPYIKELIPVSPFEIFTYGIDHEADFMAKDIEESISGVRFTLETPFGSYKVQSPYLGKFNVLNLLASIISLWAQGYELNDITEAVENMPAVEGRLEVLDRNLPIDLIIDYAHTPDGMDKLIDAVKPFVKQKLIFLVGMAGERDLTKTPEMGKISCRADYVIFTPDNPANDDPKMLTAELAKGATHNNYVEFEDRAEGIKHAIEISEPGDTVILASKGREPYQIMPGHIKVPHRDDLIGLEAAYEKYGGKPSED; this comes from the coding sequence ATAAAAATTAAACAAACTTACGGTCAAATTGACCAAGAAGTTCATGATATTACGACGGATTCAAGAAATGCTCAAGAAGGCTCTATATTTGTGGCATCAAAAGGTTATACAGTAGATAGTCATAAATTTATACCGAACGTAATAGAGCAAGGATGTAGCGTCATTGTGAGTGACCGTTACGTAGAATTAAATGAGGATGTATTATTAATTGTGGTTAAGGATACATTGAAAGTGGCAAGTATCTTTAGTCATGTATTGTTTGATTTTCCAAGTCAAAAATTAACGACGATTGGTGTAACGGGTACAAATGGTAAGACGACAATTGCGACAATGATTCATCATTTAACGAGAGGTTTAGGAAAAAATAGTGCTTATTTAGGTACAAACGGTTTTCAAATTAATGAAACAGTTACAAAAGGTGTTAATACGACTCCAGAAACCGTTACTTTAACGAAACATATTGTTGAAGCGGTTGATAAAGAATGTGAGAGTATGACATTTGAAGTCTCAAGTCACGGGTTAGTTATCGGCAGACTTCGAGGTTTAGAATTTGATATCGCTATTTTTTCAAATTTAACACAAGATCATTTAGATTTTCATGGTACGATGGAAGCTTATGGACATGCTAAGTCATTATTATTTAGTCAATTAGGTCAAGACTACAGAAAAGACAAATATGTCATATTGAATGCAGATGATCCATATATAAAAGAATTAATACCTGTATCACCATTCGAAATATTTACATATGGTATAGATCACGAAGCAGACTTTATGGCTAAAGATATAGAAGAATCTATCAGCGGTGTGCGTTTTACACTTGAAACACCGTTTGGTTCTTACAAAGTACAATCACCTTATTTAGGTAAATTTAATGTCCTTAATTTATTAGCGAGCATTATAAGTTTGTGGGCACAAGGTTATGAATTAAACGACATAACTGAAGCTGTTGAAAATATGCCTGCAGTTGAAGGACGTTTAGAGGTATTAGATAGAAACTTACCAATAGATTTAATTATTGATTATGCACATACACCAGATGGAATGGATAAATTAATAGATGCAGTGAAACCATTTGTAAAACAAAAATTAATATTCTTAGTTGGTATGGCAGGAGAAAGAGACTTAACAAAAACACCAGAAATGGGTAAAATAAGTTGTCGAGCAGATTATGTGATATTCACACCAGATAATCCTGCAAATGATGATCCGAAAATGTTAACAGCAGAATTAGCTAAAGGAGCGACACATAATAATTATGTAGAATTTGAAGATAGAGCAGAAGGCATTAAACATGCAATAGAAATTTCTGAGCCAGGTGATACAGTTATACTCGCATCTAAAGGGAGAGAACCATATCAAATCATGCCTGGACATATCAAAGTGCCTCATAGAGATGATTTAATCGGTTTAGAGGCAGCATATGAAAAGTATGGAGGAAAGCCAAGTGAAGATTAG
- a CDS encoding YueH family protein, whose protein sequence is MKIRESHSQNLNCKVYIYENKKEEYFVISIPDLFWSIEVDYDLYGESLIEHLYLHLFNVLDEDEANELANRISQWTSEL, encoded by the coding sequence GTGAAGATTAGAGAAAGTCATTCGCAAAACTTAAATTGTAAAGTGTATATATATGAAAATAAAAAAGAAGAATATTTTGTGATTTCAATTCCGGATTTATTTTGGTCTATTGAAGTAGATTACGATTTATACGGAGAATCTTTAATTGAGCATTTATACTTGCATTTGTTTAATGTACTTGATGAAGATGAAGCAAATGAATTAGCAAATAGAATTAGCCAATGGACATCCGAATTATAA